One stretch of Nitratiruptor tergarcus DSM 16512 DNA includes these proteins:
- the rpsC gene encoding 30S ribosomal protein S3: MGQKVNPIGLRLGINRNWESRWFPDYNKMPERVEEDNKIRNFLKKELYYAGISNIIIERTAKKLRVTIVAARPGIIIGKKGADIEKLKEKLQRLVGKEVFINIKEEKRPQASAQLAAENIATQLERRVAFRRAMKKVMQAAQKAGVKGIKVQVAGRLGGAEMARREWYLEGRVPLHTLRAKIDYGFAQAYTTYGVIGVKVWIFKGEVLQKGIQPEKRERPRRRAPRRRS, from the coding sequence ATGGGTCAAAAAGTAAATCCGATTGGACTTAGACTTGGGATCAATAGAAATTGGGAATCTAGATGGTTTCCTGATTACAATAAAATGCCTGAAAGAGTAGAGGAAGACAACAAAATTAGAAATTTTCTAAAAAAAGAGCTTTACTATGCAGGTATCAGCAATATTATAATAGAAAGAACTGCGAAGAAACTTCGCGTTACAATTGTTGCAGCACGACCTGGTATTATCATTGGGAAAAAGGGTGCTGATATTGAAAAACTCAAAGAGAAATTGCAAAGACTCGTAGGTAAAGAGGTCTTTATCAATATCAAAGAAGAGAAGCGTCCACAAGCATCAGCACAGCTTGCAGCAGAAAATATTGCCACACAGCTAGAAAGACGTGTTGCATTTAGAAGAGCAATGAAAAAAGTGATGCAAGCAGCGCAAAAAGCTGGTGTGAAAGGTATCAAGGTACAAGTTGCAGGACGTCTTGGCGGTGCTGAGATGGCAAGACGCGAATGGTACCTTGAAGGACGCGTTCCATTGCATACACTTAGAGCAAAAATCGATTATGGATTTGCGCAAGCTTATACTACGTATGGAGTAATCGGTGTAAAGGTCTGGATCTTCAAAGGTGAGGTACTACAAAAAGGTATCCAACCTGAAAAGAGAGAAAGACCAAGACGTAGAGCTCCAAGAAGGAGAAGTTAA
- the rplV gene encoding 50S ribosomal protein L22, whose translation MSKAILRFIRLSPTKARLIAREVQGMNAEEALAALEFMPNKAAKVISKVIASAVANGGYEPEEVTITSCRVDRGPYLKRFRPRARGRASRIMKPTSHVYVEVAQKKDS comes from the coding sequence ATGAGTAAAGCTATATTGAGATTTATCAGACTCTCACCGACAAAAGCGAGACTAATAGCTCGTGAGGTGCAGGGTATGAATGCCGAAGAGGCATTAGCAGCACTAGAGTTTATGCCTAACAAGGCTGCAAAAGTGATATCAAAAGTTATCGCAAGTGCAGTTGCAAATGGCGGATATGAGCCTGAAGAGGTTACTATCACTTCATGCAGAGTGGATCGTGGGCCATATTTGAAGAGATTTAGACCAAGAGCGAGAGGTCGTGCAAGCAGAATTATGAAACCGACTTCTCATGTATATGTCGAAGTTGCGCAAAAGAAGGATAGCTAA
- the rpsS gene encoding 30S ribosomal protein S19, with protein sequence MARSIKKGPFVDDHLMKKVLKAKESGDKKPIKTWSRRSTIVPEMIGLTINVHNGRQFVPVYITENHVGFKLGEFAPTRTFKGHKGSVQKKIGK encoded by the coding sequence ATGGCAAGAAGTATTAAAAAGGGTCCATTTGTAGATGACCATCTCATGAAAAAAGTGCTCAAAGCAAAAGAGAGCGGAGATAAAAAACCTATCAAAACTTGGTCAAGAAGAAGTACCATCGTACCCGAAATGATAGGTTTGACAATTAATGTTCATAATGGACGACAATTTGTGCCTGTATATATTACTGAAAACCATGTGGGGTTTAAACTCGGTGAATTTGCTCCAACACGTACTTTTAAAGGGCATAAAGGTTCAGTCCAAAAGAAAATAGGTAAATAA
- the rplB gene encoding 50S ribosomal protein L2, translating into MAIKKYKPYTPSRRFMSVVDSSDITAKPSVRKLLVKLPARAGRNNQGRITSRHREAGAKKLYRIIDFKRNKYGVPGRVATIEYDPYRNCRIALVVYKDGDKRYILQPSGLKVGDTVQAAESGLDVLPGNAMKLKNIPVGTLVHNIELSPGHGGQLARSAGAYAQIMGREDKYVILRLPSGEMRKVLGECMATVGVVGNEEYINIVIGKAGRNRHRGIRPQTRGSAMNPVDHPHGGGEGKTGPSGHPVTPWGMPTKGYKTRRKKPSDKLIISRRKK; encoded by the coding sequence ATGGCAATAAAAAAATATAAACCGTATACGCCTAGTCGTAGATTTATGAGCGTTGTTGACAGCAGCGACATTACAGCCAAGCCAAGTGTGAGAAAGCTCCTTGTAAAACTTCCTGCACGTGCTGGAAGAAACAATCAAGGACGCATAACTTCTCGCCATAGAGAGGCTGGAGCGAAAAAACTCTATCGTATCATCGATTTTAAACGTAATAAGTATGGCGTTCCTGGACGTGTAGCGACTATCGAGTACGATCCATATAGAAACTGCCGCATTGCACTTGTAGTTTATAAAGATGGGGATAAGAGATACATATTGCAACCAAGCGGCCTTAAGGTAGGAGATACTGTTCAGGCTGCAGAGAGTGGACTTGATGTCCTTCCTGGAAATGCAATGAAACTAAAAAATATTCCTGTAGGTACACTCGTACACAATATTGAGCTCAGTCCTGGTCATGGTGGACAGCTTGCTAGAAGCGCAGGAGCCTATGCACAAATTATGGGACGTGAGGACAAATATGTAATTTTGCGACTTCCTAGCGGAGAGATGAGAAAAGTGCTTGGTGAGTGTATGGCTACTGTTGGTGTTGTAGGAAATGAAGAGTACATCAATATAGTTATTGGAAAAGCGGGTCGTAACCGCCATAGAGGTATTAGGCCACAAACAAGAGGTTCTGCAATGAACCCTGTAGATCATCCACACGGCGGTGGTGAAGGTAAAACTGGTCCTAGTGGTCACCCTGTTACACCTTGGGGTATGCCAACCAAAGGTTATAAGACACGACGTAAAAAACCTAGTGATAAGCTTATAATCTCAAGAAGAAAGAAATAA
- a CDS encoding 50S ribosomal protein L23 — MADITDIKSIVYTEKSLGLQEEGYIVVQTSDKVTKNQLKTILKEYFGVNPVKINSLRMKGKTKRFRGIEGKRDNYKKFYVKLPEGANIESLAV; from the coding sequence ATGGCAGATATAACAGATATCAAATCAATCGTTTATACAGAAAAGAGCTTGGGCCTTCAAGAAGAGGGATATATTGTTGTACAAACAAGTGATAAAGTAACAAAAAACCAGCTCAAAACAATTCTTAAAGAGTATTTTGGTGTTAATCCTGTAAAAATCAATTCTCTTCGCATGAAGGGAAAAACAAAGAGATTTAGAGGAATTGAAGGTAAAAGAGATAACTATAAAAAATTCTATGTGAAGTTGCCTGAAGGCGCAAATATAGAAAGTCTAGCGGTGTAA
- the rplD gene encoding 50S ribosomal protein L4, protein MSKAVVLNEKFERAGEAALPENFQGINPHNLYLYVKAYAANLRANNAHTKNRSAVRGGGRKPWQQKGRGGARAGSIRSPLFVGGGVAFGPTNAKNYTQKINKKQKRKALEFALNEKAENGALFVVDNIAVESGKTKDAAALVNKIGARDALFVKENIDEKTFLAFRNLPNAYLIEPNELNAYLAAAFRAVVIEKPVWEKIVKEG, encoded by the coding sequence ATGAGTAAAGCGGTAGTATTGAACGAGAAATTTGAGCGAGCTGGTGAAGCAGCATTGCCAGAAAATTTTCAAGGGATCAATCCGCATAATCTCTATCTGTACGTAAAAGCGTATGCTGCAAATTTGCGAGCAAATAACGCACATACCAAAAACAGATCAGCAGTTAGAGGTGGTGGAAGAAAGCCATGGCAACAAAAAGGTAGAGGTGGCGCAAGAGCTGGCTCAATCAGAAGTCCACTTTTTGTAGGTGGTGGTGTAGCATTTGGACCTACAAATGCTAAAAACTATACGCAAAAGATCAACAAAAAGCAAAAGAGAAAAGCTCTTGAGTTTGCACTGAATGAAAAAGCAGAAAACGGAGCGCTTTTTGTTGTTGATAATATTGCAGTGGAGTCTGGCAAAACAAAAGATGCTGCTGCACTTGTAAATAAAATTGGAGCAAGAGACGCACTGTTTGTCAAAGAGAATATTGACGAAAAGACATTCTTGGCTTTTAGAAACTTGCCAAATGCATACCTAATCGAACCAAACGAACTCAATGCATATCTTGCAGCTGCTTTTAGAGCTGTAGTTATCGAAAAACCAGTTTGGGAAAAAATAGTAAAAGAGGGCTAA
- the rplC gene encoding 50S ribosomal protein L3 — protein MEYIVEKIGMSRTINIPSIPVTLLKVKEAKVCEIVGDNKAIVAYAHGKRKNKAIEGQQKKYGLSPEFNRFVTLKVANSEAGDLDVAPLSEAKRVKVSFNSKGRGFSGVVKRWNFGGGPDSHGSRFHRAPGSVGMCEWPGRIMPGQKMPGQYGNKKVTVQNEVVSFDPENKILVVKGSIPGPNGALGRIRIVK, from the coding sequence ATGGAATATATTGTAGAAAAAATCGGAATGAGCAGAACAATAAATATACCGAGTATACCTGTAACACTGCTCAAAGTGAAAGAAGCTAAAGTTTGTGAAATTGTTGGTGACAATAAAGCAATTGTCGCTTATGCACATGGCAAGAGAAAAAATAAGGCGATTGAGGGACAGCAAAAAAAATATGGTCTCTCACCTGAGTTTAATAGATTTGTAACACTCAAAGTTGCAAATAGTGAAGCCGGAGATCTTGATGTTGCACCACTTAGTGAAGCTAAAAGAGTGAAAGTAAGCTTCAACTCAAAAGGGCGCGGTTTTAGTGGTGTTGTAAAAAGATGGAACTTTGGTGGAGGTCCAGATAGTCACGGTTCACGATTCCACAGAGCACCAGGTTCAGTTGGTATGTGTGAATGGCCAGGACGCATTATGCCTGGACAAAAAATGCCTGGACAGTACGGCAATAAAAAAGTAACTGTACAAAACGAGGTAGTAAGTTTCGATCCAGAAAATAAAATCTTGGTAGTAAAAGGTTCGATTCCTGGACCAAACGGCGCACTAGGTAGAATAAGGATAGTCAAATGA
- the rpsJ gene encoding 30S ribosomal protein S10, with translation MEKIRLKLRAYDHRVLDRSVSAIVEAVKRTGAEIRGPIPLPTKIRKYTVLRSPHINKDSREQFEIRIHSRLIDIVSATPDTVDSLMKLDLAPEVDVEVRSMGE, from the coding sequence ATGGAAAAGATTAGATTGAAGCTTCGCGCTTATGATCATAGGGTTTTGGATAGAAGTGTCTCTGCAATTGTAGAGGCTGTGAAGAGAACAGGGGCAGAAATCAGAGGCCCAATTCCCTTACCTACAAAAATAAGAAAATATACGGTACTCAGATCACCGCATATCAACAAAGATTCGCGTGAGCAGTTTGAGATTAGAATTCATTCGAGACTTATCGATATCGTATCAGCAACGCCTGATACAGTTGATTCATTAATGAAACTCGACTTGGCACCAGAAGTGGATGTTGAAGTCAGGTCAATGGGTGAGTAA